One window from the genome of Hydra vulgaris chromosome 02, alternate assembly HydraT2T_AEP encodes:
- the LOC124812268 gene encoding uncharacterized protein LOC124812268 yields the protein MEREREKKRNFKFRLKNTNIVQPLTKLNHKTEETTSHAKENWSVLSNTIRITTNLVKKCDFTNRRTNKELFTIDIRGVHHLCLLNDQDDTNKSQSSKSSIGDINKNNSLIKYFCNLAKKNDKEKLVDFKHLSQLLHSGVDINATDKHGQSAMHEVARVWHTDVAKFLLIHGATIDKPDNFGRTPLHVASAVDFPEMVSFLIENGADINSKTYGEQQTAIYYAAKNGAVESLKVLLEHGANIEDKDYKQRTPLQIAAELDRSVTAKLLIDNGADASVYDSSMMTAMVLLIQKMPSVALVALDQFHHINRATRREYFYVNCLVPPIKDSNCFAKSPLEVAVETNQYNLVLHPVMMELIKTKWNETSKLSALKVITINFVNCIMWTTLICTKPTDNRKIYAGSRKYWGPALESMVIVILIISIVTEIIDFVKSSERTKRYKQWRSHEIRKDLEYCHARWPDEQAYLKREIEELKNYRLVYLKDYWRIFDSFTLLLMGSVVILNICDIMYHSKLTNKIFKAVASTTMICMWLRLLKYARPFQTLGLFVVMIGHVVRDTLKIIFLGAHIFIPYIASFWINFGIVETEGYTMNGLELIWNIFQMSIIADWNFDKLVEKDKVMAEILCSTYLFFAGLVCLNLFIALMSNTFQRVYDNAVANALMQKAAYIVKKELRFSHKMQLRHYEWINSHCAPKILYYDDSEVNPSNNELTNKTQEIDEKLDKLSDAIESREKKFQNIIKDNNQTSVDNDASVEINEIKSLQKIVYELKEEFYKSMMQTRIEIAGLGLMIKDLIEIQEPIDQKSKTKNKKLMKKSKVPKNTNVLKTSEENLRDKIIQSSSSENHNKNQLTENPVQINVCLNEKNKKQLLKGAYPSDCQEMYHPPPILQAKHQLYEMHSQELQDHKKDLILSDEFFEGYAFQDTEQKQRAFIQSKWKKIFSNVISSKNKDNFVHLENEKPYTESFLPQLKTSNKSLREDNTKQ from the exons atggaaagagagagagagaaaaaaagaaattttaaatttcgtttaaaaaatacaaacattgtCCAGCCATTAACTAAGTTGAATCATAAAACAGAAGAAACAACGTCACACGCTAAAGAAAATTGGAGCGTTCTAAGTAACACTATTCGAATTAcaacaaatttagttaaaaaatgcgATTTTACCAACAGGCGGACAAATAAAGAGCTATTTACAATAGATATACGTGGAGTTCATCACTTGTGTTTATTAAACGATCAAGACGACACGAATAAAAGCCAATCTAGCAAAAGCAGTATCGgtgatattaacaaaaataattctttaatcaaatacttttgtaatttggcaaaaaaaaacgACAAAGAAAAGTTAGTCGACTTTAAGCATTTAAGTCAACTACTTCATTCAGGAGTAGACATCAATGCTACTGATAAACATGGACAAAGTGCCATGCACGAGGTGGCTAGAGTATGGCACACTGACGTGGCAAAATTTCTACTAATTCatg gcGCAACGATTGATAAACCAGATAATTTTGGGAGAACTCCCTTACATGTAGCAAGTGCTGTTGATTTTCCAGAAAtggtttcatttttaattgaaaatggaGCAGACATTAATAGCAAAACATATGGCGAACaacaaacagctatttattatGCAGCAAAAAACGGTGCAGTAGAATCATTAAAAGTCCTACTAGAGCATGGTGCTAATATAGAAGACAAGGATTACAAGCAAAGAACTCCTTTACAG atagcGGCAGAGCTAGATCGCTCAGTAACTGCAAAATTGCTGATTGATAATGGAGCAGATGCTAGTGTTTACGACAGCAGTATGATGACTGCAATGGTATTGCTCATTCAAAAAATGCCATCAGTA GCTTTGGTTGCTCTTGATCAGTTCCATCACATTAATCGCGCAACACGCAGAGAGTATTTTTACGTAAATTGTCTTGTTCCACCAATTAAAGACAGTAATTGCTTTGCAAAATCACCACTGGAAGTAGCAGTTGAAACCAATCAGTACAATCTGGTTTTGCATCCAGTTATGATGGAATTAATTAAGACAAAATGGAATGAAACATCAAAATTAAGTGCTTTAAAAGTTATCACGATAAACTTTGTAAATTGCATCATGTGGACAACATTGATTTGCACAAAACCGACagataatagaaaaatatatgcAGGAAGTCGAAAATACTGGGGTCCTGCACTTGAAAGCATGGTGATTGTCATACTGATAATAAGTATTGTAACGGAAATAATAGACTTTGTTAAATCCAGTGAAAGAACAAAACGTTATAAACAATGGCGAAGCCATGAAATTCGCAAAGATTTAGAGTATTGTCATGCTCGATGGCCTGATGAACAAGCTTACTTAAAGCGAGAGATCgaagagttaaaaaattacAGACTTGTATATTTGAAAGATTACTGGAGAATATTTGACAGTTTCACTTTACTTTTAATGGGATCTgtagtaattttaaacatatgtGACATTATGTATCATAGCAAACTTACCAACAAGATATTCAAAGCAGTAGCATCAACCACAATGATATGCATGTGGCTACGCCTTCTTAAATATGCTCGACCATTTCAAACATTAGGTCTTTTTGTCGTCATGATAGGGCATGTAGTGCGAGACACTcttaagataatatttttaggaGCTCATATATTTATCCCATACATTGCTTCTTTTTGGATTAATTTTGGTATTGTTGAAACTGAAGGTTACACTATGAACGGTTTAGAACTTATCTGGAACATTTTCCAAATGTCTATAATAGCAGATTGGAATTTTGATAAGCTGGTAGAAAAAGATAAGGTGATGGCCGAAATTCTTTGTTCTACTTATCTCTTTTTCGCAGGACTAGTTTGCCTGAACCTTTTTATTGCTTTGATGTCAAACACATTCCAAAGAGTGTACGATAATGCTGTAGCAAATGCATTGATGCAGAAAGCAGCTTACATTGTTAAAAAGGAATTACGCTTTTCCCACAAAATGCAACTTCGACATTATGAGTGGATAAATTCTCACTGCGCacctaaaattttatattatgacgATAGTGAAGTTAATCCATCTAATAATGAGCTCACAAACAAAACACAAGAAATTGATGAAAAGCTTGATAAACTAAGTGATGCAATTGAAAGcagggaaaaaaaatttcagaacaTAATAAAAGACAACAACCAAACATCAGTTGACAATGACGCATCTGTAGAAATAAACGAGATAAAATCTCTACAAAAGATAGTATATGAACTTAAAGAAGAATTCTATAAGTCTATGATGCAAACAAGAATAGAAATTGCTGGACTCGGATTAATGATTAAAGATCTTATTGAAATACAAGAGCCTATTGACCagaaaagcaaaacaaaaaacaaaaaacttatgaaaaaatcTAAAGTACCTAAAAACACGAATGTGTTAAAAACTAGTGAAGAAAACCTAAGAGATAAAATTATACAGAGTTCTTCATCTGAAAATCATAACAAGAATCAATTAACTGAAAACCCAGTGCAAATAAATGTAtgtctaaatgaaaaaaataaaaaacaattattaaaaggAGCATATCCATCTGATTGTCAAGAGATGTACCATCCGCCACCAATTCTACAAGCAAAACACCAACTTTATGAAATGCATTCCCAAGAGTTACAAGATCATAAAAAAGATCTAATTCTTTCAGACGAGTTTTTTGAAGGATATGCATTCCAAGATACAGAGCAAAAACAGAGAGCTTTTATCCAATCaaagtggaaaaaaatattctctaatgt
- the LOC136076924 gene encoding uncharacterized protein LOC136076924, whose amino-acid sequence MIKTTDMNVQHSVVFNNATISCFHSESESDSPDLSMSLDKLLGTLQQHFALFIVGIAENHSVPSVVQIDLSNEVQSLLTYYNNNFCSIIKQELGNSLVSNENLQNLLNNELILDKVLSVVNSSKKIIAFSKTNLGLILPLKINLCIKDDILDENDFCVESIVIDHQNGLPKSAIIGNAFGDTIFNNDNNTITKESFQYIPILPLLKQLIEKEEIWNSIKRKLENDLSAKTNLLYSYSDGFICKHHNIFNHKYALRLHLYIDEFEVCNPIGAHRKVHKICAFYFFLGNIEDKYISRLQNIYLCILVKEKLIKEHKTYKDVLKPFIQDLKKLQNEGILVMVDGQQIRLYGGLATISDDNLSAHALTGFRRVFNSGFFCRQCMTSYINKTKIFSELDATLRTDEIHQYHLAAISGHGQISSSMYGVERRCPFLNLSYFKVMQSFPPDIMHDMLEGTTPRLISLLLLKLKEDKLIEIDQVNIEPNIFEI is encoded by the coding sequence ATGATCAAAACAACGGATATGAATGTGCAACATTCAGTTGTTTTCAACAATGCAACTATCAGTTGTTTTCATTCTGAATCAGAATCTGATTCACCTGATTTGTCTATGTCATTAGACAAGTTGCTAGGCACCTTGCAGCAGCATTTTGCTCTGTTTATTGTCGGAATAGCTGAAAACCATTCTGTACCATCTGTCGTGCAAATTGATTTGTCTAATGAAGTCCAATCATTGCTAACTTATTacaacaataatttttgtaGTATTATAAAACAGGAATTAGGCAACAGCTTAGTAtctaatgaaaatttacaaaatttgctAAACAATGAATTGATTTTAGATAAAGTTTTATCAGTTGTTAACtccagcaaaaaaattattgcctTTAGTAAAACCAATTTAGGACTTATTTTGccacttaaaataaatttgtgtattaaagatgatattttagatgaaaatgatttttgtgTAGAATCAATAGTAATTGATCATCAAAATGGTTTACCTAAAAGTGCTATTATTGGAAATGCTTTTggtgatacaatttttaataatgataataacacAATCACTAAAGAGTCTTTTCAATACATTCCAATTTTACCGCTGCTTAAACAGTTAATTGAAAAAGAGGAAATATGGAATTCTATAAAACGAAAATTAGAGAATGATTTGTCTGCGAAAACAAATTTGCTTTATTCATATTCAGATGGTTTTATTTGCAAGCACCATAACATTTTTAATCACAAGTATGCTTTAAGACTTCATTTGTATATCGATGAATTTGAGGTATGCAATCCGATTGGAGCTCATCGTAAAGTACATAAAATATGTGCATTTTACTTTTTCCTGGGTAACAttgaagataaatatatatcaagacttcaaaatatatacttatgcATTCTTGtgaaagaaaaactaattaaagaaCATAAAACATACAAGGATGTTTTAAAACCTTTcattcaagatttaaaaaaattacaaaatgaaGGCATATTAGTTATGGTTGATGGCCAACAAATACGATTATATGGTGGCTTAGCAACAATCTCTGATGATAACCTTTCAGCCCATGCACTAACTGGTTTTCGTCGTGTTTTTAATTCTGGTTTTTTTTGTCGTCAGTGTATGACTTCatatattaacaaaactaaaatattttctgagCTTGATGCAACACTTCGTACTGATGAAATCCATCAGTATCACTTGGCTGCTATTTCAGGCCATGGTCAGATTTCATCAAGTATGTACGGTGTTGAAAGACGTTgtccttttttaaacttatcataTTTTAAAGTCATGCAATCGTTTCCACCAGACATAATGCATGACATGCTGGAAGGTACAACTCCTCGATTAATTAGTCTATTGTTGTTGAAACTCAAAGAAGATAAGTTAATTGAAATTGATCAGGTGAATATCGAGcctaatatatttgaaatatag
- the LOC136076925 gene encoding uncharacterized protein LOC136076925, giving the protein MKIECNKLRPDINVLLDRQQRTCAARAKDFNSVFSKADLKSTYPWLSIARLFLNEMRLRFAKDLDKQLHQCIGGMADKIMQLVKSKHKDDIVNVISAEIECEIDDSKKKDANLNAAIILLPRLFKESIDCLVTFDNQPVQSTPTIKVPKKQRLLTKECCVMLDGCNIIEHCSDVDVSLAMSCVFASYYIYNIQYPAQLKNTLLFYEHIVYGLSSKESPVTITRMANTLNE; this is encoded by the exons ATGAAAATAGAATGCAATAAGCTCCGGCCAGACATTAACGTGCTGTTGGATCGCCAGCAACGTACTTGTGCTGCTCGTGCAAAGGATTTTAATTCTGTTTTCAGTAAAGCAGATTTAAAATCTACTTATCCTTGGCTCTCTATTGCTAGattg tttctaaatGAAATGAGATTAAGATTTGCCAAAGATCTTGACAAACAACTCCACCAATGTATAGGTGGAATGGCTGACAAAATTATGCAACTAGTAAAATCAAAGCATAAAGATGATATAGTAAATGTAATTTCTGCAGAAATTGAGTGTGAAATTGATGACTCCAAGAAGAAAG ATGCCAACTTAAATGCAGCTATTATACTTTTACCAAGATTGTTCAAAGAATCTATTGACTGCTTGGTTACGTTTGACAACCAACCAGTGCAGAGTACGCCAACTATCAAAGTGCCAAAAAAACAAAGGCTACTTACAAAAGAATGTTGTGTTATGTTGGATGGTTGCAACATAATAGAGCATTGCAGCGATGTTGATGTTTCGTTAGCTATGTCATGTGTTTTTGcatcttattatatatataatattcaatatCCAGCGCAATTGAAGAACACGTTGTTGTTTTATGAACATATTGTTTATGGATTGTCTTCTAAAGAATCACCAGTGACTATAACGAGAATGGCAAATACTTTGAATGAGTAa